TACAGCGGCTTCTCCGGGCTGGTGACGCTGTGGCCCGGGATTGCGCTCATGTTCGTCGGGGCGCGGTGGTCGCGTCGCATGACGGCGTCCGCGCTCAAGGCACCGACCGAGGCGGCGACGTCATGACGGTGTGGGTGCTGGTGGCGGCGAGCGCCGCTGCGATGGCGTTGTGGCCGAGTTCGACGCGGGCCGAGCGGCCCGTCCTCGTCACGAGCGACGAGAGCGACACGGCGGATCATCCGTTGGCGGTCGCCTCCTCCATCGATCTGCTCGCCCTCGCACTGGAAGGCGGGGCGCCCGCCGTCGTCGCGCTCGAGGCCGTGGGAGCGGCGCAGCGGGGAGGGCCGTCGACGGAGACGGCGTTTCGGGATGCCGGCGGGCTCGAGCTGCCGAACAGCGCAGGCTCGCCGGGGAACGCGGCCGGTGGCGTCAGTACGGTCAGCCGCGTCGCGGCGGCGCTGCGCTGGGGCGTGGACGAACGTAGCGCTTGGGCGCTCGCGCCGCCCGTCTGGCGTCCCGTCGCGACAGCCTTCGAACTGGCCGGACGTTGCGGCGCGGCGCCGAGCTCGCTGCTGCGGCAGGCGGCCGACGACCTGCGTCGCTCCGAGGCCGAACGTGTCACGCAAGCGGGCGCGAAGGCCGGCGTGCGCATCGTCCTGCCGCTCGGCTTGTGTTTTCTGCCCGCCTTCATCCTCATCGCCATCGTTCCGCTCGTGCTCGGGCTCGTGAAACTGCCCGCCTGAGCGCCCACACACTCCGTCGCCGCCGGCGCCGGGACGTCCACTCCGGACGACAACCGCACCACCTTCAAGGAGACAACCATGATCGCCACCACCCGCCGTACCCGTGACGAGCTGCTGCGCCGCTGGCGCGCCGCGAGCGAAGCCGCCGAGCACGGCATGTCGACCGCCGAGTACGCCGTCGGCACCATCGCCGCCGTCGCGTTCGCCGCTGTGCTCATCGCCATCGTCAAGTCCGACACCGTCCGATCCGCGCTCGAGGGCATCTTCTCCTCGGCACTGTCGACGCGCTGACGGCGAGGGCGACGATGACCACGCGGGCGACGGCGCTGGGGGTGGCGAGGGCGACCTCGTCGCGGGCGACGCTCACGGCGACGAGTGCTCCATCGACTCGAACGGCTCGGCCTGCGGCCGGTCGGGCGTCGACGAAGCCTGCGTCCGCGACCATGGGATGCAATCTGCCCACATGGTTGCGCCGTCGTTGGTTGGTCGACGAATCAGGCATGGCTACAGCGGAATTCGCCGTTGCGCTGCCCGCCGTTGTTGTCGTCGTCTCGCTCGTCGTCGCCCTCACGCAGTTGTTGTTGACCCATCATCGGACGTGGAACGCCGCCTCCGTCGCCGCCCGTTCGGCCGCCAGGGGTGACGGCGACGACGCCGTACGTCGCGCCGTCGCCGCGACGGGCGTGCCGGCGACGTTGAGCGTCGCTCGCGACGGCGGGTGGGTGACGGTCTCGCTCGTCGCCCGCCCGCCGTCGCCCCTCGGCTGGGTGCTGCCCGATGTCACGGCCCGTGCGGTGGCCGCTCAGGAAGAGGGCCCATGATCTGGCGATCCCGACAGCCGCGTCTACCCCAGCACGGGTCGACGCGTTCGTCGCAGCCGTCCCATCTGTGGCGCCGGCTGCCGCGCGCGTGTCCACGGACGTGGTCGCGGTCGTCCGCGCAAACACAAACACCGACACCGGCAAGGTCACGGACACCTGATCCGCGCGCACCTCGGACTCCGAGCGAGCGTGGTGGTGCGAGCGTCGTCATGGTGGGCGTCGTCGGGATGCTCGTCGCGCTGTTCGCGGGTGTCGCGACGTATGCGCGCATCGCCGTCGACGCCGAGCGCGTGAGGCTCGCGGCGGATCACGCGGCGCTGGCGGGTGCGTCCGTCGTGCTCGGCGCAGCGCGCCTGCCGGCAGGGGACGCCTGCGCGGCCGCCGGGCACAGTGCTCGCCTCAACGATGCGACGCTCACGACCTGCACCGAGTTGTCGACGGGGGTGCAGGTGACGGCACGTCGGGCCTCGGCCCTCGGGCACGAGGTGACAGCGACCGCCCGCGCCGGCGCGCCCGAAGACCACTCGGCCAGACAGACGTCAGCACCCCCGTCGCCGGTGTCAGGGCCGCACTCGACGGGTCGACAACCGGCCTCAGCCGCCCTCGAGGCGACGCGAGTCGTCGTCAGGCGCGTCGGCGAGGACGCACTCGAGCAGTGTGAGGGCGCCGGCCTTGTCGAGCGGGGAGTTGCCGTTGCCGCACTTGGGCGACTGGATGCAGGCCGGACAGCCGTGTTCGCAGCCACAGGAGACGATGGCGTCCTGCGTGGCGCGCAGCCACGTCGCCGCCCGTTCGTAGGCGCGCTCGGCAAAACCCGAGCCGCCGGGCAGGGCGTCGTAGACGACG
This region of Dermacoccus nishinomiyaensis genomic DNA includes:
- a CDS encoding type II secretion system F family protein, with protein sequence MTVWVLVAASAAAMALWPSSTRAERPVLVTSDESDTADHPLAVASSIDLLALALEGGAPAVVALEAVGAAQRGGPSTETAFRDAGGLELPNSAGSPGNAAGGVSTVSRVAAALRWGVDERSAWALAPPVWRPVATAFELAGRCGAAPSSLLRQAADDLRRSEAERVTQAGAKAGVRIVLPLGLCFLPAFILIAIVPLVLGLVKLPA
- a CDS encoding DUF4244 domain-containing protein translates to MIATTRRTRDELLRRWRAASEAAEHGMSTAEYAVGTIAAVAFAAVLIAIVKSDTVRSALEGIFSSALSTR
- a CDS encoding TadE family type IV pilus minor pilin; the protein is MATAEFAVALPAVVVVVSLVVALTQLLLTHHRTWNAASVAARSAARGDGDDAVRRAVAATGVPATLSVARDGGWVTVSLVARPPSPLGWVLPDVTARAVAAQEEGP